The stretch of DNA TGGTGGACAAGGGGGACGTCGCGGACACTTCGCCGGGGGAGGCCGCGGACCGCGCCGGGGTGGTCGCCGCCGCCGACGCCTGGGCGGAGGCGATCGTGGCCCACGACGCCGAGCGGATCTCGGCGTTCATGGCCGAGGGGTGGGCCATCGTGTCCGAGACGGGCGTCGGCGCCAAGCGGGAGTTCCTCGACCTGATCGCCTCCGGCGAGCTGACCCACTCGGCGATGGAGCGGGTCGGCGAGCCGCGCGTCCTGCTGCTGGACGGCGTCGCGATCTACACCGCCCGGGTCACCAACACCGCCCACTACCTGGGGCGGCGCTACGACGCCGACGAGTGGACCACCGACGTGTTCATCCGGCGGGAGGGCCGCTGGGTGTGCGTGCACAGCCACATCACCCCGGCCGCCCCGGAGTGGGTGCCCGAGGAGTCCCCGGCCCCGTGACCGGTGCGGCGGCGGTGCGGGTCAGCGGGACAGCGAGGCGCGCAGCGATGCCAGGGCGCGCTCGACCGCGTCCCGGTCGCCGGTGGTGACCAGGGCGAGCAGCAGGCCGCGGACGGTCCAGGCGACCAGCTCCGCCTCGGCCCGGGCGGTGCCGGGGTCGAGCCCTTCGCGGACGCCCAGCTCGGCGAGGAGGCGGGGCCAGTCGTTCAGCGAGTCGAGGAACTCGCGGAACGGCTCGGGGTCCTCCGCGGCCATCCCGAGGACGTGGAAGAAGGCGCGCAGCCGGTGCTCGCCGGCCGGGTCGGCGTAGTGCCGCCACAGCCGTTCCAGGGCGCTGGCCCGGTCGCCCCGGGCGGCCTCGGCCATGAACGCCCGCTGCTCCTCCAGCCGGATGCGGTGCAGCACCGCTGCGAGCAGCCGGTCCCGGGAACCGAAGTGGTAGATGAGCATCCGGTGGCTGGTGCCGATCTCGGCGGCCAGCGAGCGCAGCGTGATCTCGCGCAGCGGGCGGTCCCGGCAGCGCTCGATCGCCTTGCGCAGCAGCTCCTCGCGCTGGTCGGCCATGCACCCTCCCACTCCGTGTACCAGTGGTACATTCAGTGTACCGCTGGTACACGACCCTCCGGGAGGCGAACGATGACGACCGAGCCCAGCACCGTTCCGGCACGGCTCGGCGAGATCCGGGACGACCTCGCCGACCTCTACCGCGACCTGCACGCCCACCCCGAGCTCTCCTACGCCGAGCGGCGCACCGCCGCGGAGGTCGCCCGCCGCGCCGGGGCCGCCGGGTACGAGGTGGCCACCGGCGTCGGCCGCACCGGAGTGGTCGCGGTGCTGCGCAACGGGGAGGGCCCCACCGTGCTGCTCCGCGCCGACATGGACGCCCTCCCGGTGGAGGAGAAGACCGGGCTGCCCTACGCCAGCACCGCCACCGGCACCGCCGCCGACGGCACCGAGACCCCGGTGATGCACGCTTGCGGACACGACATGCACACCGTCTGCCTGCTCGGCGCGCTCGACGTGCTCGCCGCGGCCGCGGACTCCTGGTCGGGAACGGTGCTCGCGGTCTTCCAGCCCGCCGAGGAGCTGGCCACCGGCGCGGCGGCCATGGTCGACGACGGCCTGTTCGAGCGCTTCGGCACCCCGGACGTGACGCTGGGCCAGCACGTCGCCCCGCTGCCCGCCGGCTGGGTGGGCTGCCACGCCGGCCCCGCCTTCGCCGCCACCGACAGCCTGCGGGTGCGCATGTTCGGCCGGGGCGGCCACGGGTCGCGCCCGGAGACCACCGTCGACCCGGTGGTGATGGCGGCCTCCACGGTGATGCGGCTGCAGACCGTGGTCTCCCGCGAGGTCGCGGCGGGCGACGCGGCGGTGGTCACCGTCGGCTCGCTGCGCGCCGGCACCAAGGAGAACATCATCCCCGACGAGGCCGAACTCCAGATCAACGTGCGCAGCTTCGACACCAGGGTGCGGGAGCGGGTGCTGGAGGCGATCACCCGGATCGTCAAGGCCGAGGCCGCCGCCTCCGGGGCGGAGCGCGAACCGGAGATCACCCCGTTCAACGCCTTCCCCCTGCTCTACAACGACGAGGCCGCGATGGCCCGGACCGAGGCCGCGCTGCGCGCGGAGCTCGGCGACGCCGCGGTGGTCGACCCCGGGCCGGTCAGCGGCAGCGAGGACTTCGGCCGCTTCGGCACCGCCGCGACCGCCCCCACCTGCTACTGGCTGTTCGGCGGCGCCGACCCCGAGGCCTTCCGCACCGCCTTCGAGGCCGGCACCCTCGACCGCGACGTCCCCTCCAACCACTCCCCGTACTTCGCCCCGGTCGTCGAACCCACTCTGAGCACCGGGGTGCGCGCGCTGACCGCGGCCGCCCTGGCCTGGCTCGGCCCGAAGGACCGGTAGCCCCGGTCCTCCAGGCCCCGCCGGGGACGGCCGGCGCCCCGGTGCCTTCCTCCGGCCGCGGCGGCTCGGGCACGCCGGAGAAGCACCCCGCCCCTGTCCCGCAGAGGCCGCCGGGAGTGCGGTGAGCACCCGGTTCGGCCCGTGGGGCGACCGCCCGCCGGCACCGGAACGCGGCGGTCGATGAAGCGGCGGAGGAACGCCGGTGATCCCCTCCGGGGCCCGCGCCAGGTCCTCCGGGCGGCGCAGGTCGGCCCCGACCGCGCGCGCCCGGCCGGCACCTCCGCCACCGCCGCACCGATGCCGCGGACGCCCCGCACCAGGACCCCGCCGTCCTCCTGCGAGGGGACCGAGTACGTCCGCTGTGACGTGGAGGAGGTGATGGTGTCGACCAGCATCACCGGTTTCTCCGAGCGCTTCGTCTGCACGTACCTGGATCCGGAGACCGGGAGGCAGGAAGACGTGGAGATGACGGTGCAGGGTGGCGGCACCACCCATTTCTCCCCCTCCACCGACTGACCGGGGGCCGCCGGCCTCCCCGGACGCTCCGGCGCCCGATCCGGCCGTTCAGGAGGCCTTCGCCTGTCCTCCCGGCGGCTCCTCGACGGCGCCGGCGGCGTCCGTGCCGTTCCGCACCCGGCCGAGCAGCGCGGGAACCCGGCCGGTGTCCCGAGCGGTCGTGGCGCCGGCTCCAGTCCGCACTTTTCAGGCCCGGGCGAGACGGCGGCGGCGCCGAGATCAACGCGGGGAGGGCGGGCCCATCGCAGAACGGGACGGGAGACCGGCCGCATGCCCGACGGTCTCTCAGAGGGCCGGGATCAGCCCCGGGTCGGCGCCGAGGCGTGCCACGTCCGCGCGGACGGCGGCCGTGAACCGGCCGACCTCCGCGGTGAGCGCCTCCCAGGAGACCGGTGCGGTCCAGGCGTCCGGCCGGAACACCGAGCCGACCCGCCAGCCCCGCTCGGACTCGGCGATCCGCACGGCGCCCGGCTCCGGGTAGCTCATCGAGTCGAACGCGAAGCCGCCGCGCTCCGGCCGCTGCGACCAGCCCACCAGCGCCCGCGCCAGCTCGGCGACGGGGAACGACTCCTCGGCGAACACGATCCGGACGCCGTCCCGGATGACCAGGTCGGCCTCGATGTCGGTGAGCAGCATCGCGACCGGCGCCGTCTCCGGTCGGAGGCCGCGCCGGTGCAGATCCGGCGCCCCTGTGTTCCGGTACCCGAACCTCACCGACATCCGGCCCCCAGCCTCGTCCACGGGTCATGAGTCCCGGCGGTCCGGGCGGTGGGTCCGCCGGCGCCGCCGTCCCTGCAGAGGTATCAGGTCCGCAGGGCGTTCGGGGCGCCATCCCACAGGACGGTGCTGTGCGCCTCGACCTGGGCGGCGATTCCGGCGAGGGCCTCGCCGGCCGGAAGGGCGTCCAGGCGGCGCCCGTCGCGCAGCCGGATCGCGACCCGGTCGTCGGCGGCCTCCGCGGGGCCGATGACGGCCTGGTAGGGGACCAGCCGGGCGTCCCGGATCCGGGCGCCGAGGCCGCCCCGGTCCGGTCCGGTGGCCTCGGCCCGCAGCCCCAGGCCGGCGCAGCGCCGGACGAGCGCCTCGGCCTGCGGCAGCTGCTCCTCGGTGACCGGCAGCACCGCCACCTGGACCGGCGCCAGCCAGGCGGGGAACGCCCCGCCGTGCCGCTCGATCAGGTGCGCGACCGCCCGCTCCACGCTGCCGATGATGCTGCGGTGCACCATCACCGGCCGGTGCTTCGCACCGTCGGCGCCGATGTAGGCCAGGTCGAACCGCTCCGGCTGGTGGAAGTCGACCTGCACGGTGGACAGGGTGGACTCCCTGCCGGCCGGGTCGGCGATCTGCACGTCGATCTTGGGGCCGTAGAAGGCGGCCTCGCCCTCGGCCGCCTCATACGGCAGGCCGGAGCGGTCGAGGACCTCGGTCAGCAGCTCGGTGGAGCGCCGCCACTTCTCCGGGGCGTCGACGTACTTGCCGCCGGGGCCGGGAAGCGAGAGCCGGTAGCGGGCCGGGGCGATGCCGAGCGCCGCGTAGGCGTCGCGGATCATCTCCAGGGCCGCGCCCGCCTCCGCGGCGACCTGGTCCAGGGTGCAGAAGACGTGCGCGTCGTTGAGGTGGATGGCGCGCACCCGGGTCAGCCCGCCGAGCACCCCGGAGAGTTCGGAGCGGTACATCCCGCCCAGCTCCGCCATGCGCAGCGGCAGCTCGCGGTGGCTGTGCGGACGGGACCGGTAGATCAGCGCGTGGTGCGGGCACAGGCTCGGCCGCAGCACGACCTCCTCGGCCCCCAGCTTCATCGGCGGGAACATGTCGTCGCTGTAGTGCGACCAGTGCCCGGAGATCTCGTACAGCTCCCGTTTGCCCAGTACCGGCGAGTGGACGTGCCGGTAGCCGGCGCGCTGCTCGGCGGAGCGGACGTACTCCTCCAGTGCGTGCCGGACGGCCGCGCCGCCGGGCAGCCAGTAGGGCAGGCCGGACCCGATCAGCGGGTCGGTGTCGAACAGGTCCAGCTCGCGGCCGAGCCTGCGGTGGTCGTACATCGCGGTCTCCTCCTGGTGGGAGGCGGGTGACCGCAAGACGAAGCCCCGGGGCACCCGCCCCGGGGCTTCGATCAGAACATCGGTCAGCGCGCCGGGACACTCTCCGGCGTCGTCGTCATGGCGGCACGCTGCATGACGGACAACATAGCAGGGAAGCGGAGCCTCCCGCGCGCGGTCGTCCGGCGCCCCCGGCCGCTTCGGTCTGGTGGGACGGTCGCCCGGGAGGCGGCCGAAAGCGTGCGGGCGCCCCGGAGCGCGGTGGACGCCGGCGGTGCCGCTCTTCCGGCCGGACCGAAGCAGCCCCGGTGCGCTCGCCCGCTCCCCGCTCCGCCGTGCTCCATGGCTCGGGGCCCGTGCCGTGCCGCCGGGTGTTCCCCGCGGAGCGGTCCTGCCCGGTCCGTCTGAACCGGTCCGCCGGGAGATCGCGGCCGCGGGGCGCCCTGGGAACGGCCCTGCCCGGGTGATCCGCCCTGGACCGGGCCGCCGCCGGTGCTCAGCGGGACCGTTCTCTCCGAGTCTCTCGGAGTGCCGCGCCCCCGGTCGGCCCGTCCGGGCCCGGCCGGGGCGCCGCCTCCCGGTCAGTCCCGGGCGGCGGCCAGCCGCCACAGCGAAATGGTCTCCGCGGCGCGGGCGGCGTGCAGCGGGTCGGAGGTGTCCCGGGCGCGCGGGTGCCGCGGGCGGGTCTCGGTCCGGTCCAGCACCCGCAGGCCGGCCGCGTCGATGGCGGACAGCAGGTCGGCGCGGGTCCGCAGGCCGAAGTGCTCGGCCAGGTCGGACAGGACGAGCCAGCCCTCGCCGCCCGGCTCCAACCGGTCGGCCAGGCCGTCCAGGAACCCCTGGAGCATGCCGCCGCCGGCGTCGTAGACGCCCTGCTCCAGCGGTGAGGTCGGGCGGAGCGGCAGCCACGGCGGGTTGCACACCACCAGGGCGGCGCGGCCCTCGGGGAACAGCGTCGGGCCGGTGACCTCGATCCGGTCGGCCAGCCCGAGCCGGCCGGCGTTGTCCCGGGCGCAGTCCAGGGCGCGCGGGTTGGCGTCGGTGGCGACGATCCGCGCCACGCCGCGGCGGGCCAGCAGCGCGGCGAGCACCTCGGTTCCGGTGCCCAGGTCGAAGGCGGTGGCGCCGGGGGAGAGGGCGGCCTCCGGCAGCGGGGCCTCGGCCACCAGGTCGGCGTATTCGCTGCGCACCGGGGAGAAGACCCCGTAGTGCGGGTGGATGCGGGCGTCCAGGGCGGGCACTTCGACGCCCTTCTCCCGCCACTGCTGCGCCCCGATCACCCCGAGCAGTTCGCGCAGCGAGACCGCGGTGGGGCCGTCCGGCGGCCCGTAGGCCTCGGTGCAGGCCCGCCGAACGTCGGGGGCGCGGCGCAGGTCGAGGGCGTGCTCGCCGTCCAGCAGCACCAGCAGCATGCCCATGAT from Nocardiopsis composta encodes:
- a CDS encoding nuclear transport factor 2 family protein — translated: MVDKGDVADTSPGEAADRAGVVAAADAWAEAIVAHDAERISAFMAEGWAIVSETGVGAKREFLDLIASGELTHSAMERVGEPRVLLLDGVAIYTARVTNTAHYLGRRYDADEWTTDVFIRREGRWVCVHSHITPAAPEWVPEESPAP
- a CDS encoding TetR/AcrR family transcriptional regulator, coding for MADQREELLRKAIERCRDRPLREITLRSLAAEIGTSHRMLIYHFGSRDRLLAAVLHRIRLEEQRAFMAEAARGDRASALERLWRHYADPAGEHRLRAFFHVLGMAAEDPEPFREFLDSLNDWPRLLAELGVREGLDPGTARAEAELVAWTVRGLLLALVTTGDRDAVERALASLRASLSR
- a CDS encoding amidohydrolase is translated as MTTEPSTVPARLGEIRDDLADLYRDLHAHPELSYAERRTAAEVARRAGAAGYEVATGVGRTGVVAVLRNGEGPTVLLRADMDALPVEEKTGLPYASTATGTAADGTETPVMHACGHDMHTVCLLGALDVLAAAADSWSGTVLAVFQPAEELATGAAAMVDDGLFERFGTPDVTLGQHVAPLPAGWVGCHAGPAFAATDSLRVRMFGRGGHGSRPETTVDPVVMAASTVMRLQTVVSREVAAGDAAVVTVGSLRAGTKENIIPDEAELQINVRSFDTRVRERVLEAITRIVKAEAAASGAEREPEITPFNAFPLLYNDEAAMARTEAALRAELGDAAVVDPGPVSGSEDFGRFGTAATAPTCYWLFGGADPEAFRTAFEAGTLDRDVPSNHSPYFAPVVEPTLSTGVRALTAAALAWLGPKDR
- a CDS encoding DUF7878 domain-containing protein; the protein is MLLTDIEADLVIRDGVRIVFAEESFPVAELARALVGWSQRPERGGFAFDSMSYPEPGAVRIAESERGWRVGSVFRPDAWTAPVSWEALTAEVGRFTAAVRADVARLGADPGLIPAL
- the thrS gene encoding threonine--tRNA ligase, translating into MAAGRRPGLTGRRRPGRARTGRPGARHSERLGENGPAEHRRRPGPGRITRAGPFPGRPAAAISRRTGSDGPGRTAPRGTPGGTARAPSHGARRSGERASAPGLLRSGRKSGTAGVHRAPGRPHAFGRLPGDRPTRPKRPGAPDDRAREAPLPCYVVRHAACRHDDDAGECPGALTDVLIEAPGRVPRGFVLRSPASHQEETAMYDHRRLGRELDLFDTDPLIGSGLPYWLPGGAAVRHALEEYVRSAEQRAGYRHVHSPVLGKRELYEISGHWSHYSDDMFPPMKLGAEEVVLRPSLCPHHALIYRSRPHSHRELPLRMAELGGMYRSELSGVLGGLTRVRAIHLNDAHVFCTLDQVAAEAGAALEMIRDAYAALGIAPARYRLSLPGPGGKYVDAPEKWRRSTELLTEVLDRSGLPYEAAEGEAAFYGPKIDVQIADPAGRESTLSTVQVDFHQPERFDLAYIGADGAKHRPVMVHRSIIGSVERAVAHLIERHGGAFPAWLAPVQVAVLPVTEEQLPQAEALVRRCAGLGLRAEATGPDRGGLGARIRDARLVPYQAVIGPAEAADDRVAIRLRDGRRLDALPAGEALAGIAAQVEAHSTVLWDGAPNALRT
- a CDS encoding methyltransferase, producing the protein MPAIQWTESDTERSAGWRSESGARPPRRVITADDRMNADTAHKLACEGTALLWRGDYHGARRLLEAIGRRIDRKPVPVGDGPAATFHLQRRARAHRARIMGMLLVLLDGEHALDLRRAPDVRRACTEAYGPPDGPTAVSLRELLGVIGAQQWREKGVEVPALDARIHPHYGVFSPVRSEYADLVAEAPLPEAALSPGATAFDLGTGTEVLAALLARRGVARIVATDANPRALDCARDNAGRLGLADRIEVTGPTLFPEGRAALVVCNPPWLPLRPTSPLEQGVYDAGGGMLQGFLDGLADRLEPGGEGWLVLSDLAEHFGLRTRADLLSAIDAAGLRVLDRTETRPRHPRARDTSDPLHAARAAETISLWRLAAARD